TTCCAGAGCGTACTCTACCCTTCGAGGATTCCCCCCCTGGGCTTTCAATGCTTTGGGTGTCGTTCGAGGCAACGTCAATGAAGTTAGGATATTTTCTTATAGGACGTTGTGGCGCCTTATTTTGAGAGGCCATCTGGAGTAAACAAAATTGTAAACCTGATGAAATCCATTCGAGAAGTTAGGAGGAAAGAGAGGATCAAGAGAAAATAGTGGCTTAGGGGAAGAAGTACATGATGCTTCCATAGTGGCTGCAAAAATGTGAAATTGCCACCCAACCATAGAAATGTATCTACTTCCCCGTACATCATCACTCAGTATAGCCCATTGTACGAAGGCTACCCGCAATTTTACATCTCAATCAACAACATTTCAGTTCGCAACAATAATTTTTGCAAAAGAGATCATTACGACAAGAGAAAATGTGAAATATCAAATTGAAAACATAACATGCATGTTGAGTAAGCAATACTTGGAAGCTATTATGAAAGCTACTAGTTTTCAGGTGGATAGTAAtaaatattatgttttttttaattgataattGTATTATAAAACAGAGAGTAAAAAGTAGTAGATTCGATATAAatgttttttaataaaaaagatacTACAAACTAGAGTAAGAAACAAACCAGTTTAGTAAGAAGAAGTAGGTTATTATCTAGCAGAGTAGGACTTGAAGCATCAAAAGAATAATAAAGTTCAAGACTAAGTCATCGatattcatttaaaaataacaaacttTGCAAATTATATACATTTTCATAATCACTATAAAAAGTGACCTTNatttaaaaataacaaacttTGCAAATTATATACATTTTCATAATCACTATAAAAAGTGACCTTTGTTTACAATGAATACATACATAAAATTGGTATTTAAACATATATACAATCATATCACAAGTATGGTGTCTAATATTAACAAAAGGGAAGAAGGTAGATGATTATATAGACATTCGAAGCATCCTTGATGGATTTCCAACCTTTTCAACTTTTATGCAGTTTATGGCGAAATGACCGCACAAAGTGTGCATAAATGGCATTAGCCAAAGGGCTCAGCATGAATGGATCGTCATGTGTATAAATATGGCGGCTGCATAGAAATAAATCTATGCCTCCAAGCCATTAGTACATCCGATTTCCACCATGCATCACTGCTAATAAACCCAAGGTAGAAAACAGCAAGAAGGTAGAACTGAAACCTTACCTCAGCAAGACCGAAAATAGAAAGTGCTATGCTTGAATACGGGTCGAGTACAAAGGCAACAACATTTGTCAAGTGCGATTTTTGCCTCAAGGGGTGGCAATAACCCTTATTGGATCCTTATTTAAAGGATACCAATGTTGCCTTACCTGGCCGATAGAAGGAGGGAATACTCGATGTTAATGGCGCCGACTAGTCAAATCGAGGCGACAAGAGAAGAGTATAATCGATTGCCAAAGTGGTGAATAATTTTGGTGCTCTCTGGCCGAGGAAGATCACCTGGAGTAAATATTTATCTGCAACGCTAACTGCTCTCCGGCAAGTGTAGGTGAGAGTGAGATGTAGGAGATCTCGAAATAGCACACCTCAATTAATGGAAGCTTTCATGCAGGGAGGGAAATCGACAAACTGTAGTAGGTGAGATATGgtttaaagagagaaaatgatgaaGAAGCTTCATGGGGAAGACACTTTGACGAAGCAGAGAGCCGGCGTAAAGAGGATAGCATAAAGAGGGATGACCAGAGGTGGGTGGTGAGATGGAGTAAAGGcgcgggggagagagagagctagggttCGGTGGTGAGCAGCAGtaaagaggaaggagagagatgACACGGGTAAAGAGGAGTGGGAGGCAGAGGCGTTTCAGAGAGGCGATAAACACAAGGGCAGGCGAGCTCGTCCCACGAGGCGCGATTTTCCAGTGTGTGCCCTTGGAATTAAATTTGGATTTCGCACAATTCCAAGGGTGGTGCGGAACTGCTGTTAACGGGTAATTCTGGAATATGCTAGAATTACCCGCTTTGACTGGAATTTCCTATTCTGGTATTTTTTCCATCTTGTTTGGCAGATTTTTGGGTATAAACTTAGCTATTCTAGACTTATCCTGTtaccaaacagggccttaagGTTTGTCAAAGCTTAGGATTTATTAAGTCTACATTAGCCCACCGACTTAATTAAGTTAGTTGAACCAACCTTATGCGCCTGAGGTCCCCATACCATGGTAATGTGGGTTTGTGTAACAGGTTTTTGGGAGTGTGTGAGTATAAATGTGCAAGTCCGCCGCAAGGTGAGTGTAATGTGTGAGAggattaccgaccgtccctagagcaagtgacaaagggcttggtggttgatactcgaggtccaaagttcgaatcctagttgatgatttatatttccagctaagtttctttataaaaaataaacgaagcggataacgtgttatctatctctcaaaaaagaaaaaaaaaaaagtgtgagaGGCTTGTACAAGGTGAGTGTTATATGTGAGAGGCTtgtaaaagtatatatttttgtatcaataaaatttttgtggTTATCTTGGTATGTCGATTAATTCTCTACATTAGCCaccaagcaaaagaaaaaaaaagttttctatgATTTTCCAATtagttttctatatatttttttctttttgtttttttaaaacttctacTCGAGGTCCTCgcaatataaattaattaagttaaaaatataaaattacaaataatgACATCTCTAACAATTTGTgtattaatttatctttattcatttttttctttctgcttAAATAAGTATGCTCTATTAACAGCAGCTAAAAAAATTGGTGTCTTATCAAAGCGTAACTCTAATTCGTGCATGTGGTACATCAGCAAACTTAGCTTTGAGTAACTGAACTAACAAATTTTACATCCCTAATATTATTTGTCTGAAGATGAATAATCGTTCTGTTCGGAAATGATCGATAATTCTATTGAAGTGGATTGAATAGAAGATTGAATGGAAGATTGCCTTGCAGAGATTGGCTGCGAGGATGAAAAAAAGGGCCTTGGCGGCATTTGCAAGTTATCCGTATCCCCTTCCAACATCTCTATAACTTTATCCATAGAAGGGCGATTTGACGATTTCATCTGAATGCACCATAACCCCACTTTACATAGCTTGCTTTCTACTTCATGAATCTcaatattgttatttatttcaATGATCCCATCGTTCTGTGTAAGTTGGTCGTAGATCCAAGAAGGATAGTAAACTTGGCTTGTATTTTCTATCGATCGGTCCACATTCCTTCGACCTCCCGCCATCTCTAGTAATAGCATTCCAAAACTAAAGACGTCAGATTTGTCAGATACAATTCCAAAGTTCCTCGATACCAATTCCGGAGCAATATATCCAATGGTTCCTCTTGCTGCACTAAGAGAAACAAGACTATAATCCTTTGGAAACAACCTTGCGAGTCCGAAATCTGAAACTTTTGGGTTGAAATGGCGGTCGAGAAGAATATTATGCGGTTTGATGTCGAAATGTAAAATTTGCATGTCGCATCCTCGATGCAAGTAGTCGATACCCCGAGCCACCCCAAGTGCTATTTCATTGAGCTTATCCCAGGAAAAGGGTCTACTACTAGTTCCTTTTGCCGAGAAGATATACTTGTCTAATGATCCATTAGGCATGTACTCGTAAACAAGAGCCCTCTTTGATCCTTCTGAGCAAAAACCAGCAAGCCGCACTATATTTACATGGTGAATCCTACCAATTGTTGAGACCTCATTGATGAAGTCTTCTCCGTTGAATTGAGAATTTCCAAGCATCTTGATGGCAACATGTTGCCCACTTAAGAGTGTACCTCTAAAGACCGACCCAAATCCTCCTTGTCCCAACTTCTCTCTAAAGTGGCCCGTAATCGCAATGATATCAGTGTAGGAATATCTCGTAGGTGAGAGCATTTGTTGGTCTTGGAGAAACTTTTCTATAATATCGATGGACACATGACTGCTCCATAACTTATAAGCCATTAGAATTAGAAGCGAAATTGGTGCAAAAACGAACCTCCCTAATATCCAGaatgctgaaaaaaaaaaacatcaaattcACATAAGTTAGTTGATTAgagtggagaaaaaaaaaaggaaaaagaagaaaaagaacagtTTGTCACTTGTCGCTAAATCATTTGGTAGGTTTACCTAGTAAAAGCTGCACAAACTCTATTACAACAACCACGACGACTGCATAGCGAAAGTAGTGATTGCTGAAGAAGATATCGTGCATACAGTGTAAGAAATAGTCCTCACTTTTAAATAAGGAGTATGGAATGGAGAGACGCCCTTTGTTGTTGACAAAATTGTCAAAATTGCTGCAAATAACACAATTATGATGTATGTTGGATCATGCGGAAGGATAATTTAATcttgtt
This DNA window, taken from Ananas comosus cultivar F153 linkage group 5, ASM154086v1, whole genome shotgun sequence, encodes the following:
- the LOC109710789 gene encoding rust resistance kinase Lr10-like isoform X2 — encoded protein: MAYKLWSSHVSIDIIEKFLQDQQMLSPTRYSYTDIIAITGHFREKLGQGGFGSVFRGTLLSGQHVAIKMLGNSQFNGEDFINEVSTIGRIHHVNIVRLAGFCSEGSKRALVYEYMPNGSLDKYIFSAKGTSSRPFSWDKLNEIALGVARGIDYLHRGCDMQILHFDIKPHNILLDRHFNPKVSDFGLARLFPKDYSLVSLSAARGTIGYIAPELVSRNFGIVSDKSDVFSFGMLLLEMAGGRRNVDRSIENTSQVYYPSWIYDQLTQNDGIIEINNNIEIHEVESKLCKVGLWCIQMKSSNRPSMDKVIEMLEGDTDNLQMPPRPFFSSSQPISARQSSIQSSIQSTSIELSIISEQNDYSSSDK
- the LOC109710789 gene encoding rust resistance kinase Lr10-like isoform X1, whose product is MHDIFFSNHYFRYAVVVVVVIEFVQLLLAFWILGRFVFAPISLLILMAYKLWSSHVSIDIIEKFLQDQQMLSPTRYSYTDIIAITGHFREKLGQGGFGSVFRGTLLSGQHVAIKMLGNSQFNGEDFINEVSTIGRIHHVNIVRLAGFCSEGSKRALVYEYMPNGSLDKYIFSAKGTSSRPFSWDKLNEIALGVARGIDYLHRGCDMQILHFDIKPHNILLDRHFNPKVSDFGLARLFPKDYSLVSLSAARGTIGYIAPELVSRNFGIVSDKSDVFSFGMLLLEMAGGRRNVDRSIENTSQVYYPSWIYDQLTQNDGIIEINNNIEIHEVESKLCKVGLWCIQMKSSNRPSMDKVIEMLEGDTDNLQMPPRPFFSSSQPISARQSSIQSSIQSTSIELSIISEQNDYSSSDK